The sequence ATAATAAAATGAAATTATTCCTAAGGTAAATAATATAATAAAACCACTTAGCCAATTTGGCATATCAATAGAATATCTTGTAATATAACCTTCTAAAAAACCTGCTGCAATGGTAAAAGGAAATGTACTTAAATAAATTTTGAAACTATTTTTGAAGCCAATTTTAAACGAATTAAGTCTTGAAAACGTCTTTGGAAACAAAATAGAAGCACCTAACATAAATCCGCAGGCAGTTTCGATTACAATTCCGAAGATTTCCATCGCTCCGTGAATCCAAATCCCTCTAACACTTTTCCAGAAAACGCCTTGCTCATAAAAGAAATATTGAAAAGAACCCAACATAATTGAATTCTGCATGCTAATGTAAAAAGTTCCAATTCCGGCAATAATTCCAAAAAAGTAGCATTTTGCACCCACAAAAAGATTGTTTACTGTGATGGAAATAAAACTTCCCCAATTGCTTCCAGAACCGTAAACAGCCATTGGATTTCCTTTTTTAATGTTTTCTAAAGTTTGATTGACATAATCATCGCCAAGAATAAGACGAACAAAATTTGGGTCATATTTTGCAGAAATCACTCCGATAGCAACAGTTACAAAAAATAAGATAAAGGCATAAATCAAATAACGCCTGTATTGATAGACCAATAATGGAACTTCGGTTACAAAAAACTCGAGAACTCTGTTTTTTTCGGTTCTCTTGGTTTTGTAAATCTTTTGATAAATCTGCGATGCAAGGTGATTTAAGTAAATTACAGTTTTACTTTTAGGATAATACGTTTGTGCATACGACAAATCATTCATCATTTGAATGTACAAATTAGCTAATTCGTCAGGATTTTTTTTAGCTTTACCAAAAATAGCTAGCTCAAATTCCAGCCATTTTTCTTTATTTTGTTTTATGAAGGCGATTTCTCTCATTGCACGCTAAAATATAAAATATGTCAGAATTATCTATTAACACAACACAAAATGTCAAAATAAATTTTATATCGGCTTCGGTAGGAGAGCGGTTAGGTGCTTATTTTATTGATTTAGGAGTCAAAATTGCCTACATTTTGGTGGTGTGGTTTGTCTTTTTTAGTTGGTTGAAACTGGGCCTTATAATAGATAATTTAGACAGTTGGTCAGAAAGAGCTATTGTGTTATTGTTTGGTATTCCACTTATATTTTATTCCCTTGCTTTAGAAAGTTTTTTTGAGGGACAATCGATCGGAAAAATATTGGTGAAGATAAAAGTCGTTAAAATTGATGGCTATCAAGCGGGATTTGGCGATTATTTAATTCGCTGGTTTTTTGGAACAGTTGACTTTTTTATTCCGCCATTTTATGGGTTGGTGGCACTGATTACCGCGATTTCAAATAGTAAAACGCAACGTCTTGGAGATATGGCGGCAGGAACAGCCGTAATTACACTAAAAAACAAAATCGATATTAGTCATACAATTTTAGAAGATATTGGAACAGCTTATGTGCCAACTTATCCACTGGTGATTAAATTATCGGATAATGATATGCGAATTATCAAAGAGACTTTCAAAAAAGCGGCTGCCAAAAATGATTTTGAGATTATTGGAAAATTAGTCGCCAAAATTGAAAGCGTTACCGGAATTAAAAATCAATCTGGAAACAACAGCGATTTTATTCGTGTGGTTTTGAAAGATTATAATTTCTATACGCAGAATATGTAGCGTTCTAAGTTTCTGAGTTTCTAAGTTTCTAAGCTTGTTCTTAGATTCGATTGCTTTTTACATTATCTATTATTATAAACTTTGCGACTTGACGTCTTTGCGAGATTTTTTTCTAGTTTTTCAGTTTACAAAGTTCCCATAACTTTGATTTGGATTTAATTTTTTAAATTTAACAAGTTTAATATTTAGAAAAGGAGTGACCGAAAAGCCTAAGAGTAGGAAAACTTAAGTGTAAATACCATGAAAATTAAGAAAGCTGCCACGTTATTACTATTATTTTTTGTTTGTGTTTTTTCTTTCGCTCAAGGCGGAAAAAAATTAGACAAAATCATAAAAAGAGATTACACAATTATTGAGGGTACAATTTCTAAGATATCTGATAAAACTGTCGAATATTCTTTGCCTGGCGAAACTCTTTTAATAGTTCTTGATGTTTCTCAAATTGCTCGAATCGATTTTGCCAGCGGACGCTCCCAAACTTTTGATGTAACACCATCAAATTCGGTTTCTGATAATTCGGGACAAACTATTATTGCTGGCGAAATGAAGCCAAATACAATTGCAGTACTTCCAGTTCCTTTTTTAAACTCAGATACACAGCAAAGTTCGGAGGAAATGGCAAAATTTGGTCAAAACGATATGTATAACAAATTATTGGATAAATCTGGAAATATTGCACCGCTGACAGTGCAGGATTTAAGAACAACCAACAGTTTATTGAGCAAAGCAGGAATAGATTATCGCAATATTGATTCAACCCCAATTGAAGATCTTGAAAAAATATTAGGCGTTGATAATATTGTTGCTGCAAAAGTTTCGTTTACAATTGGAACCGGTACAACTGCAACTACTTACAACAGCGGAAACGCAAAAGTGAGCAACAATAATAAAAAAGTGACTACAAACGATTATTCGACTACAACTGCAAATAATCAGCAATATTACTATTACACCGTTTATTTTGATATGTACAAAAATAGGTCAAAAATATACTCTCAAACGCGCAAACCATTTTTAGCCGTTAAAGACAGCTGGATGGAATCTGTTCAGTATTTATTGAAAAGAAGTCCAATTTACGTTAAAAAATAAGAAAGTAAAAAATGGTAAAATTTAAATCTAAAATTGACCTGTGGTTGGTTGCGTTCTTAATTTTAATTTTCGGATTCCAGTTGGCACACTTCGTACAAGTTCAAAAATGGGTTAGTTTTATTTTTATGCTTTCTGTAAGTGCTTTTATTGTTCACTTGTTTGCAACTACTTTTTATGAAATAGAAAATGATAAACTTAGAATTAAATCGGGTTTTCTGGTGAACTCTTTGATTGAAATTAAAAATATAAAAAAGATTTCTGAAACTTTTAATGTTTTGAGTTCGCCAGCACTTTCGTTGGACCGACTAGAAATTTTTTATGGAAAAAACAATTCGATATTAATTTCTCCAAAAGACAAAAACGGATTTTTTGAAGCCATAAAAAAAATAAACCCGGATGTAGAAATAGTTTTAAAAAATAAGCAGAATTAAGGACAACCTTTGCACCTTTGCAACTCTGAACCTTTGTAACTCAATAAAAAAATGTTCCACATATTAGATCTTATCGGTACAATGGCTTTTGCCATGTCAGGCGTTTTAACGGCAATGCATAAAAAACTGGATCCGTTTGGGGTTTTTATTATTGCATTTGTAACGGCCGTTGGTGGCGGAACACTGCGTGATGTTTTGATTGGGCGCACTCCTGTGGGCTGGATGCGTGATATGCAGTACGTTTATGTGATTATTATTGGTTATTTTTTGGCTATAATTTTCAGAAAAAGCTTTGACAAACTTCGAACTTCTTTGTTTCTTTTTGATACAATTGGTCTTGGTGTTTTTACATTAATTGGTTTAGAAAGAGGACTTATAACAGGACTTCATCCCGTAATTTGTATTGCGTTGGGAACCATGACAGCTTGCTTTGGAGGCGTGATCAGAGATATTTTGTGCAATGAGATCCCAAATGTTTTTAGAGAAGAAATCTATGCAACAATCTGTATTTTAGGCGGAATCGTGTTTTTTGGTTTACGAAAAATGAATCTTAATGACGACATTTTATATTTGGTTACTTCATTGGTAATCATTGTAGTCCGATTGATGGCAGTAAAGTACAAATGGCACTTGAAAGCATTCGATCATAAGTAATTTGAAGATGATATTTACCGTAAAAAAATACGATCAAAACGATTATCAGCTCTGGAACGATTTTATCGCTTTGGCAAAAAATGCCACATTTTTGTTTCATCGTGATTTTATGGAATATCATAAAGACCGTTTTGAAGATTTTTCGCTTTTAATTTTTGATGAAGAAAAATTGCTCGCTGTTTTGCCCGCCAATAAACAAGGAAATTCGGTTCATTCACATCAAGGACTTACTTATGGAGGATTGATTTTTTCTTCCAAATTAAAAGCCGAAAAAACAGAAATGATTTTAGATGAAATTCTGTCTTTTCTGAAGGA comes from Flavobacterium sp. KACC 22761 and encodes:
- a CDS encoding PH domain-containing protein — translated: MVKFKSKIDLWLVAFLILIFGFQLAHFVQVQKWVSFIFMLSVSAFIVHLFATTFYEIENDKLRIKSGFLVNSLIEIKNIKKISETFNVLSSPALSLDRLEIFYGKNNSILISPKDKNGFFEAIKKINPDVEIVLKNKQN
- a CDS encoding RDD family protein; protein product: MSELSINTTQNVKINFISASVGERLGAYFIDLGVKIAYILVVWFVFFSWLKLGLIIDNLDSWSERAIVLLFGIPLIFYSLALESFFEGQSIGKILVKIKVVKIDGYQAGFGDYLIRWFFGTVDFFIPPFYGLVALITAISNSKTQRLGDMAAGTAVITLKNKIDISHTILEDIGTAYVPTYPLVIKLSDNDMRIIKETFKKAAAKNDFEIIGKLVAKIESVTGIKNQSGNNSDFIRVVLKDYNFYTQNM
- a CDS encoding trimeric intracellular cation channel family protein; translated protein: MFHILDLIGTMAFAMSGVLTAMHKKLDPFGVFIIAFVTAVGGGTLRDVLIGRTPVGWMRDMQYVYVIIIGYFLAIIFRKSFDKLRTSLFLFDTIGLGVFTLIGLERGLITGLHPVICIALGTMTACFGGVIRDILCNEIPNVFREEIYATICILGGIVFFGLRKMNLNDDILYLVTSLVIIVVRLMAVKYKWHLKAFDHK
- a CDS encoding stage II sporulation protein M, translating into MREIAFIKQNKEKWLEFELAIFGKAKKNPDELANLYIQMMNDLSYAQTYYPKSKTVIYLNHLASQIYQKIYKTKRTEKNRVLEFFVTEVPLLVYQYRRYLIYAFILFFVTVAIGVISAKYDPNFVRLILGDDYVNQTLENIKKGNPMAVYGSGSNWGSFISITVNNLFVGAKCYFFGIIAGIGTFYISMQNSIMLGSFQYFFYEQGVFWKSVRGIWIHGAMEIFGIVIETACGFMLGASILFPKTFSRLNSFKIGFKNSFKIYLSTFPFTIAAGFLEGYITRYSIDMPNWLSGFIILFTLGIISFYYLVYPFIVHKKTQQLPA